A genomic segment from Epinephelus fuscoguttatus linkage group LG17, E.fuscoguttatus.final_Chr_v1 encodes:
- the LOC125905141 gene encoding ictacalcin-like, with translation MSMTNLQGALGILVCTFNTYASKDGDNKSLTKAEAKELLQSELGELLGKADDQAAVDCIFKAMDENQDKTVNFEEFIIMFAHLAMVLHDLVTSS, from the exons ATGTCGATGACGAACCTCCAGGGGGCTTTAGGCATCCTCGTTTGCACCTTCAATACATACGCTAGCAAGGATGGAGACAACAAAAGCCTGACTAAGGCAGAGGCGAAAGAGCTGCTCCAGAGTGAATTGGGAGAGCTGCTGGGG AAAGCCGATGACCAGGCAGCAGTGGACTGCATCTTCAAGGCAATGGACGAAAACCAGGACAAAACTGTGAACTTTGAAGAGTTCATCATCATGTTTGCACACCTTGCTATGGTCTTACACGACTTAGTCACCAGTTCATAG